From the genome of Winogradskyella forsetii, one region includes:
- a CDS encoding helix-turn-helix domain-containing protein: protein MIEIKLTPSNTRDILTQISEHLDGTIEERWGEYTMTIDNANARGKITYIPFDWGVNLLDFDIKFYKEFILRIEAEDFNPIRFIYNLKGAFTHRLGAQNEEHKTKQFQSVIFANKSEGVNYLHFPKNEKLQINVIQIVRKEFLKKRTTDVSSLNKKLYEVFVDSDQENRFVHYGELNLKMADDVKSIHNIKSKGMLRILKIEAKVYEILSLHIQQHNRQNSGRKLPKSLMKQELRTVKKICDIIQKEPAKQYSLDQMSLDYGLSQAKLQDGFKFLYKRTVTEFIRHIRLEQARNLVKTTDLNISQIVYSIGFTSRSYFSKIFKEKYGISPNEFKKQIISKVKTQ, encoded by the coding sequence ATGATTGAAATAAAATTAACACCTTCGAACACTAGAGATATCCTGACTCAAATCAGTGAGCATTTGGACGGAACTATCGAAGAACGTTGGGGTGAATACACCATGACTATTGACAATGCCAATGCGCGTGGTAAAATCACTTATATTCCGTTCGATTGGGGCGTTAATTTACTGGATTTTGATATTAAATTTTATAAGGAATTTATCCTAAGAATTGAGGCTGAAGATTTCAACCCCATCCGATTTATTTATAATCTTAAAGGTGCTTTTACACATCGCTTAGGTGCACAAAACGAAGAGCATAAAACCAAACAATTTCAATCTGTAATTTTCGCTAATAAGTCTGAAGGTGTGAATTACTTGCACTTTCCTAAGAATGAAAAGCTGCAGATAAATGTCATTCAGATTGTACGGAAGGAATTCCTAAAGAAAAGAACAACTGATGTTTCTTCCCTAAACAAAAAATTATATGAAGTTTTTGTAGATAGTGATCAAGAGAACAGATTTGTGCATTATGGCGAGTTGAATTTAAAAATGGCGGACGACGTGAAATCAATTCACAATATTAAGTCCAAAGGAATGTTGCGTATTTTGAAAATTGAAGCCAAAGTTTATGAAATCCTTTCACTTCACATTCAGCAGCATAATAGACAGAACAGTGGCAGAAAACTTCCTAAATCATTAATGAAACAAGAACTGAGAACGGTTAAGAAAATCTGTGACATTATACAAAAAGAACCTGCAAAACAATACTCCTTAGATCAAATGTCTTTAGATTATGGTCTGTCTCAAGCTAAGCTTCAAGATGGTTTTAAGTTTCTATACAAACGAACAGTTACTGAATTTATTCGTCATATAAGGCTAGAACAAGCTAGGAACCTAGTAAAAACAACGGACTTGAATATTTCTCAAATTGTATATTCCATTGGTTTTACTAGTAGAAGTTATTTTTCAAAAATTTTTAAGGAAAAATATGGGATATCGCCAAATGAATTTAAAAAGCAAATTATTTCAAAAGTAAAGACTCAATAA
- a CDS encoding NAD-dependent succinate-semialdehyde dehydrogenase, with translation MKTSIKTYNPFNGNHLETYKLDSKSKLNDKLELAETTFKTWKQEKINERLKLLQNLADEVFKKKLELSQLITNEMGKPIQESEAEIEKCIYLVEFYIKNSDQFLRDAIIETDAHESYISYDPLGCILAIMPWNYPFWQVFRFAIPTLIAGNVAFLKHASNVTGCAVAIEKLFIDAGFPKGCFQTLITDHDAIETLMANEIVKAVSLTGSEKAGRKIAELAGKNLKPSLLELGGNNACIILKDADLNKHIDTIVKARMQNSGQSCIAAKRFIVVESIYDEFLKKFTSKVKELDYGNPLEEDTTMSCLAREDLADTLEEQVQKSIDLGAKVALGNKRDGAYYQPTILTNITAEMPVFKEETFGPVAAIIKVESEDEAYNTASNSKFGLGTMVFTSDYKSASKRISEIEDGAFFINEMVKSDPRIPFGGTKISGYGRELSKEGMLAFVNKKTVYINQ, from the coding sequence ATGAAAACAAGTATTAAAACATATAATCCTTTTAATGGAAATCATTTAGAAACTTATAAATTAGATTCTAAGTCCAAATTAAATGACAAATTAGAATTAGCTGAAACCACTTTTAAAACTTGGAAACAAGAAAAGATTAATGAGCGCTTGAAATTATTACAAAATTTGGCCGATGAAGTTTTTAAGAAGAAATTGGAACTAAGTCAACTCATAACAAATGAAATGGGTAAACCAATTCAAGAAAGTGAAGCTGAAATTGAAAAATGCATTTACCTAGTTGAATTCTACATAAAAAATTCCGATCAATTTTTAAGAGATGCGATCATTGAAACGGATGCCCATGAAAGCTATATCAGTTATGATCCATTAGGTTGCATTTTAGCCATTATGCCTTGGAATTATCCATTTTGGCAAGTTTTCCGTTTCGCTATTCCGACCTTAATCGCTGGAAACGTAGCATTTTTAAAACACGCCTCCAACGTTACTGGATGTGCTGTTGCAATTGAAAAACTATTCATCGACGCAGGATTTCCTAAGGGTTGTTTTCAAACCCTCATCACAGACCATGATGCCATAGAAACGCTCATGGCGAATGAAATCGTTAAGGCAGTTTCTTTAACAGGAAGTGAAAAAGCTGGACGGAAAATAGCTGAACTTGCAGGAAAAAACTTGAAACCTTCACTTTTAGAATTAGGCGGAAATAATGCCTGCATCATTTTAAAAGATGCCGATTTAAATAAACACATCGATACCATAGTAAAAGCGAGAATGCAGAATTCTGGACAAAGTTGTATTGCAGCCAAACGATTTATTGTGGTTGAAAGTATTTATGACGAATTCCTCAAAAAGTTTACATCAAAAGTCAAAGAATTAGACTACGGAAATCCGTTAGAAGAAGATACAACAATGTCTTGTTTAGCTCGCGAAGATTTAGCAGACACTTTAGAAGAACAAGTTCAAAAGTCTATTGATTTAGGTGCAAAAGTGGCATTGGGGAACAAACGGGATGGTGCCTATTACCAACCCACCATCTTAACCAATATCACTGCTGAAATGCCCGTATTCAAAGAAGAAACTTTCGGACCAGTTGCTGCGATCATAAAAGTGGAATCGGAAGATGAAGCTTACAATACAGCATCAAACTCTAAATTTGGCCTAGGCACCATGGTTTTTACATCAGATTATAAATCTGCATCCAAACGTATTTCAGAAATTGAAGATGGTGCTTTTTTCATCAATGAAATGGTGAAATCCGATCCGAGGATACCTTTTGGTGGTACAAAAATTTCAGGTTATGGTCGCGAATTATCAAAAGAGGGCATGTTAGCCTTTGTCAATAAGAAAACAGTATACATTAACCAATAA
- a CDS encoding DUF5675 family protein — translation MDLTLYRAYFKEGTNGTLFYSDKFLCHTIELPWKDNKRSISCIPEGQYEIKTRFSKRFKHHLILQDVKDRSFILFHPANDALNDLEGCIAPVTYLSGIGKGIYSKDAMQKLLSLAYQSKDRKEPILLTIKSQNHEYFRTL, via the coding sequence ATGGATTTAACTCTTTATAGAGCCTATTTTAAAGAGGGTACCAATGGTACTCTCTTTTACTCTGATAAATTTCTTTGCCACACCATTGAGTTACCTTGGAAAGATAATAAACGTAGTATTTCTTGTATTCCTGAAGGACAATATGAGATTAAAACTCGTTTTTCTAAACGGTTTAAACATCACTTGATTTTACAAGATGTAAAAGACAGAAGTTTTATTCTCTTTCATCCCGCAAATGATGCTTTAAATGATTTAGAGGGTTGCATTGCTCCAGTAACTTATTTAAGTGGCATCGGTAAAGGCATATACTCTAAAGATGCTATGCAAAAATTATTGTCTTTGGCTTATCAATCTAAAGACCGAAAAGAACCCATTTTATTAACTATTAAATCACAAAATCATGAATATTTTAGAACGCTATAA
- the trxB gene encoding thioredoxin-disulfide reductase yields the protein MSDTIEKVKCLIIGSGPAGYTAAIYASRANMFPVLYQGEQPGGQLTTTNDVENFPGYPDGITGPAMMIELQKQAERFGTDVRHGWITKVDFSGDIHKAWVNGEKEIHADTIIISTGASAKYLNLPSEQKYLKLGGGVSACAVCDGFFYRNQEVVIVGAGDSACEEAHYLSKLCKKVTMLVRRDEFRASKIMAKRVKNTENIEILYNTETEEVLGDGQVVTGVRVFNNQTNEKHDIEATGFFVAIGHKPNTDIFKEYLDLDETGYIINAKPGTSKTNVDGVFVSGDAADHVYRQAITAAGTGCMAALDAERYLAAKDSDFEVATSTYN from the coding sequence ATGTCTGATACAATTGAAAAAGTAAAGTGTTTAATTATAGGTTCTGGACCAGCAGGTTATACAGCCGCAATATATGCATCTAGGGCCAATATGTTTCCTGTTTTATATCAAGGCGAACAGCCTGGCGGTCAGTTAACAACAACCAATGATGTTGAGAATTTTCCAGGTTATCCAGATGGAATCACAGGTCCGGCAATGATGATTGAGTTACAAAAACAAGCCGAACGTTTTGGAACAGATGTGCGTCATGGCTGGATTACAAAAGTTGATTTTTCTGGAGATATTCATAAAGCTTGGGTCAATGGAGAGAAAGAAATTCATGCCGACACCATAATAATATCAACAGGAGCTTCTGCAAAATATTTAAACCTGCCATCTGAACAAAAATATTTAAAACTGGGTGGTGGTGTTTCTGCCTGCGCAGTTTGTGATGGTTTCTTTTATAGAAATCAAGAAGTGGTAATAGTAGGTGCTGGAGATTCGGCTTGTGAGGAAGCCCATTATCTGAGCAAGCTTTGTAAAAAAGTAACCATGTTGGTAAGACGTGATGAATTTAGAGCTTCTAAAATTATGGCAAAACGTGTCAAAAACACAGAGAATATTGAAATCTTATACAACACAGAAACCGAAGAAGTATTAGGAGATGGTCAAGTGGTGACTGGAGTTCGCGTATTTAATAATCAAACTAACGAAAAACACGATATTGAGGCTACCGGTTTCTTCGTGGCGATTGGTCATAAACCAAATACGGATATTTTTAAGGAATACTTGGATTTAGATGAAACGGGTTACATCATTAACGCTAAACCAGGAACAAGCAAAACCAATGTAGACGGTGTGTTTGTGAGTGGAGATGCAGCCGACCATGTTTATAGACAAGCCATTACAGCAGCCGGAACGGGCTGTATGGCAGCTTTGGATGCTGAGCGTTATTTAGCGGCTAAGGATTCTGATTTTGAAGTGGCAACTTCGACCTATAATTAG
- a CDS encoding YtxH domain-containing protein: MSNNGNTVLGILAGAATGAILGILFAPDKGSVTRQRLADEAATKRDYMADRASELRDSLGHTISTQKENLDHQVEAIVSNASYKAEDVITTLESRLKDLKAKNKNLQKKA; encoded by the coding sequence ATGAGTAATAACGGAAATACAGTATTAGGAATTTTAGCAGGAGCTGCTACAGGCGCAATCTTAGGTATATTATTCGCTCCAGACAAAGGTAGTGTGACCAGACAAAGGCTTGCAGATGAGGCAGCAACAAAACGCGATTACATGGCTGATAGAGCATCTGAATTACGGGATTCTTTAGGTCATACCATCTCTACCCAAAAGGAAAATTTGGATCATCAGGTTGAAGCTATTGTATCTAACGCAAGTTATAAAGCAGAAGATGTCATTACGACTTTAGAATCTAGATTGAAAGACTTAAAAGCTAAGAACAAGAATTTACAGAAAAAAGCATAA
- a CDS encoding GIN domain-containing protein, with protein sequence MKKLVLILFLTIVAIPIVTAQSDEKIKGDRNVTIKQTYIDDFHTIIVDGDFSIEVVYNSKPSVNVEADDNLHEVIQFNVVDGMLTFVETMRITSKKKLKITVNYGDGLHTIETRGDGEIRSLTSMELGDVTLTTADDSRAYLNINAKTINYKSSGKSKTRLNLNAESTKIELSDNSKLDALINSKITGFILYQRADAVVEGTSNSSIFQLDSSTNFDGAKFDVKTADASLEDSSDLTISATESITIAASGDSEIYLFGNPAITITKFEDTSKLQKKMR encoded by the coding sequence ATGAAAAAATTAGTACTCATTCTATTTTTAACAATTGTCGCTATACCAATAGTCACGGCACAATCGGATGAAAAAATCAAAGGCGATAGAAACGTTACTATCAAACAAACTTATATTGATGATTTCCATACAATTATAGTTGATGGCGATTTTTCCATCGAAGTGGTGTACAACAGTAAGCCTTCAGTAAATGTAGAAGCCGATGATAATTTACATGAAGTGATTCAATTTAATGTGGTTGACGGTATGCTCACATTTGTTGAAACCATGCGTATAACCTCTAAGAAGAAATTGAAAATAACCGTAAATTATGGTGATGGGCTTCATACCATTGAAACTAGAGGTGATGGCGAGATCAGATCATTGACGTCTATGGAACTTGGTGATGTGACCCTCACTACTGCGGATGATTCTAGAGCCTACTTAAATATTAATGCAAAAACCATCAATTATAAAAGCTCTGGAAAATCGAAAACACGGTTAAACCTTAATGCAGAAAGTACGAAAATTGAACTAAGCGATAATAGTAAATTAGATGCTTTAATTAATAGTAAAATTACAGGTTTTATATTGTACCAACGTGCTGATGCTGTGGTTGAAGGGACATCAAACAGCTCTATTTTTCAATTGGATAGTTCAACCAATTTTGATGGTGCCAAATTTGACGTAAAAACGGCTGATGCCAGTTTAGAAGACAGTAGTGATTTAACGATTTCTGCGACCGAAAGTATTACGATTGCTGCTTCTGGCGATAGTGAAATCTACCTTTTTGGAAATCCTGCTATAACCATCACTAAGTTTGAAGATACTTCTAAACTACAGAAGAAGATGCGTTAA
- a CDS encoding hemerythrin domain-containing protein, producing MNIYEAIRKDHDIQRNLLDKLVDTSGDTKTRKDLFKELRKELTLHANAEERHFYKPLIPTDKMQDHARHGIAEHHEIDELVEQLEKTEMDSSAWLKIAKDLKHKVEHHLEDEEHSFFQLSGKVFSEKQKEELATKYNGYMQEHR from the coding sequence ATGAATATTTATGAAGCCATTAGAAAAGATCATGACATCCAACGTAACTTATTGGATAAGTTGGTTGATACGTCTGGTGATACAAAAACTCGAAAAGATTTGTTTAAAGAGCTTCGCAAAGAGCTGACGCTTCATGCCAATGCAGAAGAAAGACACTTTTATAAACCATTGATTCCAACAGATAAGATGCAAGATCACGCAAGGCATGGCATTGCAGAGCATCATGAAATTGATGAACTTGTTGAACAATTGGAGAAAACCGAGATGGATTCTTCTGCTTGGTTAAAAATTGCTAAGGATTTAAAACATAAAGTTGAGCATCATTTGGAAGATGAAGAGCATTCATTTTTTCAACTTTCAGGTAAAGTATTCAGCGAAAAACAGAAAGAGGAGTTAGCGACTAAATATAATGGTTATATGCAAGAGCATAGATAA
- a CDS encoding Eco57I restriction-modification methylase domain-containing protein: protein MKKKEIGSYYTPLHLAKFIADYCLSQIEKPNITVLEPSVGDGNFVQAINEIEALNNFNKINLTIVERENTELKKAVKKNKNKSIKVTALNKDYLNFHSDSKKKFSAILGNPPYVKSNYLTDEQKKLAKEIHLEQNLSDRKINNIWTSFLISGISKLQSDGLLAFVLPLELLQVKFTEEIRNLLKKSFERIEIFMFDELQFLECKGQDTVLLIGYKKHKVPGTFYTTIKSMEELQNRSFRLYSNESVSESNKKWTHHFITPEEHTFLENIKKDLNLVSDYVDNKAGIVTAANNYFIVDKETLNNYELEEYAKPIVQKGFFVNGSVTFNKHDYSKLIKNNKPAFLLDFNDLDIQNIPSNVQDYIALGEEEKLQERFKCKQRTNWYQVPNIAKQSKAFFFKRAHEYPKLLKNEANVFVTDSAYNVTIKDDFNLNDFIFSFYNSLTLAFAELEGRYYGGGVLELTPNEFRVLPIPMAVHNDFNSYKKDFKGKQDIKDVLFKYNYQILNSSLNLNPEEINKIESIRKKLVNKRHRK, encoded by the coding sequence ATGAAAAAAAAAGAAATAGGTTCATATTACACACCACTTCATTTAGCAAAATTTATTGCTGATTACTGCTTGTCTCAAATAGAGAAGCCTAATATTACTGTGCTTGAACCAAGTGTTGGTGATGGTAATTTTGTACAGGCTATAAATGAAATTGAAGCATTAAATAATTTTAATAAAATCAATTTAACGATTGTAGAAAGAGAAAATACGGAATTAAAAAAAGCAGTAAAAAAGAACAAGAATAAGTCTATAAAAGTAACCGCTTTAAATAAGGATTACCTTAATTTTCATTCTGATAGCAAAAAGAAATTTTCAGCCATACTAGGAAATCCGCCTTATGTAAAAAGTAATTATCTTACTGACGAGCAAAAGAAACTAGCAAAAGAGATTCATTTAGAACAAAATCTTTCAGATAGAAAAATTAATAATATTTGGACATCATTTTTAATTAGTGGTATATCTAAATTACAGTCGGATGGGCTATTGGCTTTTGTGCTTCCTCTAGAGTTGTTACAAGTTAAGTTCACTGAAGAAATTCGCAACTTGCTTAAAAAATCTTTTGAGCGTATTGAGATTTTTATGTTTGATGAGCTTCAATTTTTAGAATGTAAAGGTCAAGATACAGTATTGTTAATCGGTTATAAAAAACATAAAGTACCAGGTACATTTTACACAACTATAAAGTCTATGGAAGAGCTTCAAAATAGAAGTTTCAGATTATATAGTAATGAAAGTGTATCTGAATCCAATAAAAAGTGGACTCACCATTTTATAACACCGGAAGAGCATACATTTCTTGAGAATATAAAAAAAGACTTAAATCTAGTTTCCGATTATGTAGATAATAAAGCAGGTATTGTAACAGCAGCAAATAACTATTTTATTGTTGATAAGGAAACTTTAAATAATTACGAATTAGAAGAGTATGCAAAGCCTATCGTGCAAAAAGGATTCTTTGTAAATGGATCTGTTACTTTTAATAAACATGATTATTCAAAATTAATAAAGAATAATAAGCCTGCATTTTTATTAGATTTTAACGATTTAGATATTCAAAACATTCCTTCGAATGTACAGGATTATATAGCTTTAGGAGAAGAAGAAAAGCTTCAAGAGAGATTCAAATGTAAGCAACGCACCAATTGGTACCAAGTGCCAAATATTGCAAAACAATCAAAGGCATTTTTCTTTAAGAGAGCTCATGAATATCCTAAATTATTGAAGAATGAGGCAAATGTTTTTGTAACCGATAGCGCTTATAATGTTACTATTAAAGATGATTTTAATTTAAATGATTTTATATTCTCATTCTATAACTCATTAACGCTCGCTTTTGCTGAATTGGAAGGACGTTATTATGGTGGTGGTGTTTTAGAGCTTACACCAAATGAGTTTAGGGTGCTGCCTATACCAATGGCTGTTCACAATGATTTTAATTCATATAAAAAGGACTTTAAAGGTAAACAAGATATTAAGGATGTACTATTTAAATATAATTATCAAATTTTAAATAGCTCTCTTAATCTTAATCCAGAAGAGATTAATAAAATTGAATCAATTAGAAAGAAATTGGTTAATAAAAGACATCGTAAATAG
- a CDS encoding DUF1328 domain-containing protein, giving the protein MLRWTITFVIIAIIAAVLGFGGIAGAAAGIAKIVFFIFIVLFVLSLLKGAVKK; this is encoded by the coding sequence ATGTTACGTTGGACAATCACATTCGTTATAATAGCAATCATAGCAGCCGTTCTTGGCTTTGGAGGCATCGCAGGAGCAGCAGCAGGAATTGCTAAAATTGTATTCTTTATATTTATAGTACTTTTTGTGCTGTCATTATTAAAAGGAGCTGTAAAAAAATAA
- a CDS encoding HNH endonuclease family protein, protein MEKINFRSKAPIRTYSGKNYTNYRKYKPYLKEDFNGRCGYTDCSQLWFGGSNSFHIDHFKPKSIHPHLETEYANLVYSCSYVNIAKGDDDSDYLDPCEDDYNHHFYRDRVGNIFPMTQSVKANYMFSKMKLYLKRYSVIYMLDFLRQKMSLISEMISDMKEGEDKKELLMLQGELAVEFLEYLKYLEVEQ, encoded by the coding sequence ATGGAGAAAATTAATTTTAGAAGCAAAGCGCCTATTCGAACATATTCTGGAAAAAATTATACCAATTATAGAAAGTATAAGCCTTATTTAAAGGAAGATTTTAATGGTAGATGTGGATATACTGATTGTAGTCAACTTTGGTTTGGAGGTTCAAATAGTTTCCATATTGATCATTTTAAACCAAAATCGATTCACCCTCATTTAGAAACAGAGTATGCAAATTTAGTGTATTCTTGCTCTTATGTTAATATAGCAAAGGGAGATGATGACTCTGATTATTTAGATCCATGTGAAGACGATTATAACCATCATTTTTATAGAGATAGAGTTGGCAATATTTTTCCAATGACTCAATCTGTGAAAGCAAATTATATGTTTTCTAAAATGAAGCTATATTTAAAAAGATATTCTGTAATTTATATGTTAGATTTTTTAAGGCAAAAAATGAGCTTGATTAGTGAAATGATTTCTGATATGAAGGAAGGAGAGGATAAAAAGGAGTTATTAATGTTGCAGGGAGAATTAGCAGTAGAGTTTTTGGAATATTTAAAATACCTAGAAGTTGAACAATGA
- a CDS encoding SOS response-associated peptidase family protein, with protein MFYKLSNTSDVLKIEDAFDAKFKYPLLYKTAPIINGLSEQSLPVITMNNPKQIDYAIWGILPQDYKEDWDSFQNLTNTLNISLNKINALDWAYPLLNEQRCIVVVSGFFTSFLYDGEVYPFYVYEENHKPFALAGIYSTLADGFLSVSLITSALKNNFKNIHNIGHEFPIAMDDAHCKNWLSKDLELSNFGIENIDRLELKAHTISREFYKNDIIYDNVLEPANYIGLPKLSLK; from the coding sequence ATGTTTTATAAATTATCTAATACAAGCGATGTATTGAAAATTGAGGATGCTTTTGATGCTAAATTTAAATACCCACTACTTTACAAAACCGCTCCAATAATAAACGGACTTTCAGAACAGTCCTTACCAGTTATTACCATGAATAATCCCAAACAGATTGATTATGCGATTTGGGGAATATTGCCACAGGATTATAAAGAAGATTGGGATAGTTTTCAGAATCTTACCAACACGCTCAATATTTCTTTAAATAAAATCAATGCTTTAGATTGGGCTTATCCGTTGCTAAATGAACAACGATGTATAGTTGTTGTTTCCGGTTTTTTTACATCTTTTTTATATGATGGAGAAGTATATCCATTTTATGTCTATGAAGAAAATCACAAACCATTTGCTTTGGCAGGCATTTATTCGACTTTAGCCGACGGTTTTTTATCAGTAAGCCTAATCACTTCGGCATTAAAAAATAACTTCAAAAACATTCACAATATAGGACATGAATTTCCGATTGCCATGGATGATGCGCATTGTAAAAACTGGTTGAGCAAAGATTTGGAATTGTCAAATTTTGGCATAGAAAATATTGATAGGCTCGAATTAAAAGCACATACCATATCAAGGGAATTTTATAAAAATGATATTATTTACGATAACGTATTAGAACCTGCCAATTACATTGGTTTGCCTAAGCTTTCCTTGAAATAG
- a CDS encoding DUF6327 family protein — protein MKSYTTFKEIDNDLKRHKLERDIAWEELKLIKSEFKEDLHPLNWVSTALKVTGKYSFIAMIRKWIFGK, from the coding sequence ATGAAATCATATACTACTTTTAAAGAGATTGATAACGATTTGAAACGTCATAAGTTAGAGCGTGATATTGCTTGGGAAGAACTGAAACTAATTAAAAGCGAATTCAAGGAAGATCTACATCCATTAAACTGGGTCAGTACGGCATTGAAGGTTACTGGAAAATACAGTTTTATCGCTATGATCAGAAAATGGATTTTTGGAAAATAA
- a CDS encoding ferritin-like domain-containing protein, producing MATYTEEVGKKLNALLEKNYDGEKGYHKAAENTDHVGLKTYFGRKAQERKSFGHDLKSEIRTFGENVDKGGSLTGSAHRTWMDVKALFSADDAESMLEEAIRGEKAAVDEYNDVLQDTSLPSSTKSILLSQKNQIESDLSQVKSLENLK from the coding sequence ATGGCAACATACACAGAAGAAGTAGGAAAAAAGCTAAATGCTTTATTAGAAAAGAATTATGATGGCGAAAAAGGCTATCATAAAGCAGCAGAAAACACAGATCATGTTGGATTAAAGACTTATTTTGGTCGTAAAGCACAGGAAAGAAAATCCTTTGGGCACGATCTTAAGTCAGAAATCAGAACTTTTGGCGAAAACGTTGATAAGGGTGGAAGCTTAACGGGCTCAGCACATAGAACATGGATGGATGTTAAAGCTTTATTTTCGGCAGATGACGCAGAGTCAATGTTAGAGGAAGCGATAAGAGGTGAGAAGGCAGCTGTTGACGAATACAACGATGTATTACAAGACACGAGTTTGCCAAGTAGCACTAAGTCGATTTTACTATCTCAGAAAAATCAAATTGAAAGTGATTTATCTCAAGTGAAATCATTGGAGAATTTGAAATAA